A part of Polyangiaceae bacterium genomic DNA contains:
- a CDS encoding DUF4175 domain-containing protein, with translation MPLAGLFRLGDVWRKRTRVARRWLVFAAALLALFGSAHLARIGTMGARAAAAGVLIGLLGFWLLWIRRERRVALSPRRLIERVIASYDPDLAERAQRALGLVERSERTSFAGSPALARTHLERLVAKASLDRVEAAARQRSGTFAVLAVLLGVAATFALAFGPMHIVEGLDVLVARGGRAPLPIDWLESTEVRAQPPSYLRRGERLLFTEALSAQPVGTLITVRGKPRFAGRRLVLTDGQREIPFVEDGSGGVVARFTLEQNADLRTAARFGDVLIEAPDALSVDAIPDEVPTVKLSYRDAAGKAVPAPARLELAKLDRLELEYDVSDDNGLRQIDVVMSANGREERRVLGRFDGETRGERGAHALKGSDPFLRRMFLPVVLRVEARDGDPVTGPKWGRSAPITLVPPTVGQPEADRYEALVSIRDDVTDVVAWRVGSERETKPKIRTERAKKDRELVKRVAERTSEVMTSSYGGLGVPEGLQAFIQGQIRVLQRRTPRGASETRQAEDVLLALDVSLRRFAGADARAVAIRLGAVAEEVADAASAARESEDLQGAEVRLSSAIEALKGGATELRKLGALGKDVGSVAEADLGRIQRARGEGTLSQVEAAARHLAARLRRPNPSFGSARRGGVESGGGAQETGEPSQADERFNQLADELGQLVREHSASISQVQRTLSEAEQSVDMSDLEKEAKERADDLRQTMNALPMAGANPGSARAAAALGREHGEAMAQSLSKLSLSDAVESGKSALQALKDASRKQDGSMENRAALEAAEAAVKRELEWAKKALERLKESAEDKAKARLDQAGEREKELARRAGNLGARGKEGETALPEDATQALERAEAAMRDAAKALAKGEGDKALELQREAQRLLEQASKGQTTGSQGQDSKQPSQESSPNGKGIQTGGEVPERSKAERAEEFRRRVMQGLGKTKAGRMSPAVKRYAESLLR, from the coding sequence ATGCCGCTCGCTGGCCTATTTCGACTCGGAGACGTGTGGCGCAAGCGCACCCGCGTCGCTCGTCGCTGGCTGGTGTTCGCGGCGGCGCTGTTGGCGCTCTTTGGCTCGGCTCATCTCGCGCGTATCGGGACGATGGGTGCGCGCGCGGCTGCAGCGGGAGTGCTGATTGGACTCCTGGGTTTCTGGCTCTTGTGGATCCGGCGTGAGCGCCGCGTGGCGTTGAGCCCGCGCCGACTCATCGAGCGGGTGATCGCGAGCTACGATCCGGATCTGGCGGAGCGAGCCCAGCGCGCTCTTGGGTTGGTGGAGCGTAGCGAGCGCACCAGCTTCGCGGGCTCTCCGGCGCTAGCCCGCACGCATCTCGAGCGGCTAGTTGCCAAGGCTTCACTCGATCGCGTGGAAGCTGCCGCGCGGCAACGCTCTGGTACCTTTGCGGTGCTCGCTGTGCTGCTCGGTGTTGCCGCCACGTTCGCCTTGGCTTTCGGTCCCATGCACATCGTGGAGGGCCTGGACGTGTTGGTCGCTCGCGGTGGGCGTGCTCCGTTGCCTATCGACTGGTTGGAGAGCACTGAGGTGCGAGCCCAGCCACCGAGCTACCTGCGGCGCGGCGAGCGGCTGCTCTTCACCGAGGCGCTCTCGGCGCAGCCCGTGGGCACGCTGATCACCGTGCGCGGCAAGCCGCGGTTCGCAGGTCGGCGCTTGGTGCTCACCGATGGCCAGCGAGAGATCCCATTCGTGGAAGACGGAAGTGGTGGTGTGGTGGCCCGCTTCACCCTGGAGCAAAACGCCGACCTGCGAACCGCGGCGCGTTTCGGCGATGTGTTGATCGAGGCGCCGGACGCGCTCAGCGTGGACGCGATCCCTGACGAGGTGCCCACGGTGAAGTTGAGCTACCGGGACGCCGCTGGCAAAGCCGTCCCGGCGCCAGCCAGGCTCGAGCTCGCCAAGCTCGATCGGCTCGAGCTCGAGTACGACGTGAGCGACGACAACGGTTTGCGTCAGATCGACGTCGTGATGAGCGCCAATGGCCGCGAAGAGCGCCGAGTGCTCGGGCGGTTCGACGGTGAGACGCGGGGAGAACGCGGAGCCCACGCCTTGAAGGGGAGTGACCCTTTTCTGCGTCGCATGTTCCTGCCCGTTGTGTTGCGGGTCGAAGCTCGCGACGGTGACCCAGTTACGGGGCCGAAGTGGGGGCGCAGCGCGCCGATCACGCTGGTGCCGCCCACGGTCGGTCAACCGGAGGCCGATCGCTACGAAGCCCTGGTCTCGATTCGCGACGACGTCACGGATGTCGTCGCCTGGCGTGTCGGGAGCGAGCGCGAGACCAAACCAAAGATCCGCACGGAACGCGCGAAGAAGGATCGCGAGCTGGTGAAGCGGGTGGCTGAGCGCACGAGCGAGGTCATGACGTCCAGCTATGGCGGGCTTGGTGTGCCGGAAGGTCTGCAAGCGTTCATCCAAGGACAGATCCGCGTCCTCCAACGGCGAACCCCCCGCGGGGCCTCGGAGACTCGTCAAGCCGAGGACGTGCTCCTGGCCCTCGACGTCTCCTTGCGGCGCTTCGCTGGTGCAGACGCGCGCGCAGTCGCGATCCGACTCGGCGCAGTAGCGGAAGAAGTCGCCGACGCGGCCAGCGCGGCTCGCGAGTCGGAAGACCTGCAGGGCGCTGAGGTGCGCTTATCGTCGGCCATCGAGGCCCTGAAGGGTGGCGCCACCGAGCTGAGGAAGCTCGGCGCCTTGGGCAAAGACGTGGGGTCGGTCGCGGAAGCGGATCTTGGACGGATTCAGCGGGCCCGCGGCGAGGGTACGCTGTCTCAGGTCGAGGCTGCTGCTAGGCACCTTGCCGCGCGCCTGCGCCGCCCGAACCCCTCGTTCGGTTCCGCTCGGCGCGGCGGGGTCGAGTCCGGGGGAGGGGCTCAGGAGACGGGCGAACCCTCGCAGGCGGATGAGCGCTTCAATCAGCTGGCGGACGAGCTCGGCCAGCTGGTGCGGGAGCACTCCGCGAGCATCAGTCAGGTCCAACGCACGCTCTCGGAGGCTGAGCAGAGCGTCGACATGAGCGACCTGGAGAAAGAGGCCAAGGAGCGCGCCGACGATTTGCGGCAGACGATGAACGCATTGCCCATGGCCGGGGCGAACCCCGGTAGCGCGCGCGCCGCAGCGGCCCTGGGTCGGGAGCACGGCGAGGCGATGGCCCAGTCTCTCTCGAAGCTATCGCTGTCGGACGCCGTCGAGTCCGGGAAGAGCGCACTCCAGGCCCTGAAAGATGCCTCGCGGAAACAAGACGGCTCGATGGAGAATCGCGCCGCGTTGGAGGCCGCCGAAGCCGCCGTCAAGCGCGAGCTCGAGTGGGCGAAGAAGGCACTAGAGCGCCTCAAGGAGAGCGCGGAGGACAAGGCCAAGGCCCGACTGGATCAAGCCGGAGAGCGCGAGAAGGAGCTGGCGCGGCGCGCTGGAAACCTCGGCGCGCGAGGCAAGGAAGGCGAGACCGCCCTACCGGAAGACGCGACCCAAGCGCTGGAGCGCGCGGAGGCAGCCATGCGTGATGCGGCGAAGGCGCTTGCCAAAGGCGAAGGCGACAAGGCGCTGGAGCTCCAGCGCGAGGCGCAGCGCCTATTGGAGCAGGCTAGCAAGGGCCAAACCACCGGATCGCAAGGCCAGGACAGCAAGCAGCCAAGCCAAGAAAGCTCACCGAATGGCAAAGGGATCCAGACGGGCGGCGAAGTACCCGAACGCTCCAAGGCCGAGCGCGCCGAGGAGTTCCGCCGTCGTGTGATGCAAGGGCTTGGCAAGACCAAGGCCGGACGTATGTCGCCTGCGGTCAAGCGTTACGCGGAGTCTTTGCTGCGATGA
- a CDS encoding FAD-binding oxidoreductase gives MDVTRALKETTGVRCSTDAADRVAYARDLWPKKLIEIRGGQVADHRPLAVAWPETGEQVADIVRVARDEGLSLVPFGAGSGVCGGVLPDPTSIVLDLKGLRSWSIDESAPLIDVGAGAMGITLEEDIQRRGHTIGHFPSSILCSTVGGWIAARGAGQCSGRYGKIEDMVVSLELVTGRGELVTLERRQLGANLIPLIVGSEGTLGVITRAKLRLHAAPKTRTFIAYEFPSTEAGWEALRELFQAGLRPAVSRLYDPVDSFFLKQGAVKKPKTEGGKKHSGGGGKQRMLRGLLSQPSALNSLIEAAEGNLLGGATLVLIFEGEGEATAEDADRAIAICNRLGGKTRGEGPARHWLEHRYSVSYRQAPVFRLGAFSDTMEVAAPWSKLGTLYDAVRAALGKHVLVMAHLSHAYPDGCSIYFTFSGVAPDDEKASAKYDAAWRAAMDAAIGAGGTLSHHHGVGRSKAPRLGRELGFGVELVRRLQRCIDPDQLLNPGNLLPREDTPQDWSKALDEAKAPLGIDAQSLLATFRGEQSLQIIEEQLRGAGLSLRLSQTDMQQTLAAWLASGMPGARDAYSDPVEQRVAGLVARLPSGEVLGIRPTPRRAVGPDLSALVYGMGERCMRVEQATLCVSPLSARQSRDLAFDYARNPEPNPAEARLIDAVIDGVAHPSS, from the coding sequence GTGGATGTAACGCGCGCCCTCAAAGAAACCACCGGTGTTCGCTGTTCAACCGACGCTGCGGACCGCGTCGCCTATGCGCGAGATCTTTGGCCCAAGAAGCTGATCGAGATCCGCGGGGGTCAGGTGGCAGACCACCGCCCGCTCGCTGTCGCCTGGCCTGAGACGGGAGAGCAGGTTGCCGACATCGTGCGGGTCGCGCGCGACGAAGGTCTGTCTCTCGTACCGTTCGGCGCGGGCAGCGGCGTGTGTGGTGGCGTGCTACCCGACCCGACGAGCATCGTGCTCGATCTGAAGGGTCTGCGGAGCTGGAGCATCGACGAGAGCGCTCCACTCATCGACGTGGGTGCGGGCGCCATGGGCATCACCCTGGAGGAAGACATCCAGCGCCGCGGCCACACCATCGGACATTTTCCGTCGAGCATTCTCTGTTCCACCGTCGGTGGTTGGATAGCGGCGCGCGGCGCTGGGCAGTGCTCCGGGCGTTACGGCAAGATCGAAGACATGGTGGTCAGCCTCGAGCTGGTGACCGGGCGCGGTGAGCTCGTGACCCTCGAGCGCCGCCAGCTGGGCGCCAATCTGATCCCGCTGATCGTCGGCAGCGAAGGCACCCTCGGTGTCATCACCCGGGCGAAGTTGCGTCTCCACGCGGCACCAAAAACGCGCACCTTCATCGCCTACGAGTTCCCTTCGACGGAGGCAGGCTGGGAGGCGCTGCGGGAGCTATTTCAAGCCGGCCTACGCCCCGCCGTGTCGCGACTCTACGATCCGGTGGATTCGTTCTTCCTCAAGCAAGGCGCCGTCAAGAAGCCGAAGACCGAAGGCGGAAAGAAGCACTCTGGGGGTGGTGGTAAGCAACGCATGCTGCGCGGCTTGCTCAGTCAACCCAGCGCGCTCAATTCGTTGATCGAAGCTGCGGAGGGCAATCTGCTCGGGGGCGCGACGCTGGTCCTCATCTTCGAAGGTGAAGGCGAAGCCACCGCCGAAGACGCCGATCGTGCGATCGCGATCTGCAATCGACTCGGAGGGAAGACCCGGGGAGAAGGCCCTGCGCGGCACTGGCTCGAGCACCGCTACAGCGTGAGCTACCGTCAGGCGCCAGTGTTTCGTCTCGGCGCATTCAGCGACACCATGGAGGTCGCGGCGCCGTGGTCGAAGCTCGGCACCTTGTACGACGCGGTCCGCGCGGCGCTGGGCAAACACGTGCTGGTGATGGCGCACCTGAGCCACGCGTATCCCGACGGATGCAGCATCTACTTCACGTTCTCTGGTGTCGCCCCCGACGATGAGAAGGCGAGCGCCAAGTATGACGCCGCGTGGCGTGCGGCGATGGACGCCGCCATCGGAGCCGGTGGTACCCTCAGCCATCACCACGGCGTGGGGCGGAGCAAGGCACCGCGCCTGGGCCGCGAGCTAGGCTTTGGCGTGGAGCTGGTGCGTCGCCTGCAGCGCTGCATCGACCCGGATCAGCTGCTCAACCCGGGTAATTTGCTACCGCGTGAAGATACGCCTCAAGACTGGAGCAAGGCGCTCGATGAAGCCAAGGCGCCCCTCGGCATCGACGCGCAGAGCTTGCTGGCAACTTTCCGCGGGGAACAAAGCTTACAGATCATCGAGGAGCAGCTCCGCGGCGCTGGCCTGAGCCTACGCTTATCCCAAACCGACATGCAGCAGACGCTGGCGGCCTGGCTCGCCAGCGGGATGCCTGGCGCGCGTGATGCCTACTCGGACCCCGTGGAGCAGCGGGTGGCCGGGCTCGTTGCGCGTCTGCCATCGGGGGAGGTGCTAGGCATTCGTCCAACTCCGCGACGCGCGGTGGGCCCCGACTTGAGCGCCTTGGTGTACGGCATGGGTGAGCGCTGTATGCGGGTGGAGCAGGCGACGCTCTGCGTATCCCCGCTCTCAGCGCGGCAGTCGCGAGACCTCGCGTTCGACTACGCCAGAAATCCGGAGCCTAACCCCGCGGAAGCGCGCTTGATTGACGCCGTGATCGACGGCGTCGCGCACCCCTCGAGCTGA
- the psd gene encoding phosphatidylserine decarboxylase (Phosphatidylserine decarboxylase is synthesized as a single chain precursor. Generation of the pyruvoyl active site from a Ser is coupled to cleavage of a Gly-Ser bond between the larger (beta) and smaller (alpha chains). It is an integral membrane protein.), with protein MGRLSEAQLPDVVSRVVMGTYAKAYRVDLDEALPTESAYPSFDAFFTRPLREGARRVADARVVSPADGQLSSLGRVDRGGRIYAKGQGYALGDLVGAPSDAERYHDGSFFVVYLSPRDYHRVHSPVAGHVSLIRGIPGDLFPVNSIGERYVPGLFVRNNRVAICIDTEQLGRVTVVMVGAMIVGRISVSVLPDPAVPPGVHTIEPKVEVSRGDEIGIFHLGSTAVVLLEPGVTISRPVGPVRYGEALTGAT; from the coding sequence ATGGGGCGCCTCTCCGAGGCCCAGCTGCCTGACGTGGTTTCTCGCGTCGTCATGGGCACGTACGCCAAGGCGTACCGGGTGGACCTAGACGAGGCACTGCCTACGGAGTCTGCGTACCCATCGTTCGATGCGTTCTTCACGCGCCCACTGCGTGAAGGAGCGCGCCGTGTGGCCGATGCGCGTGTCGTGAGTCCGGCCGATGGGCAGCTGTCCTCCCTGGGCCGAGTCGATCGAGGTGGGCGCATCTACGCCAAGGGCCAAGGCTACGCGCTGGGAGACCTGGTTGGCGCTCCCAGCGACGCGGAGCGCTACCACGACGGCTCGTTCTTCGTGGTCTACCTCTCTCCACGGGACTACCACCGGGTTCACTCGCCGGTGGCTGGGCATGTGAGTCTCATCCGCGGGATCCCGGGGGATTTGTTCCCGGTCAATTCGATCGGGGAGCGCTACGTGCCGGGGCTGTTCGTTCGCAACAACCGCGTCGCCATCTGTATCGACACCGAGCAGCTTGGGCGGGTCACCGTGGTCATGGTCGGCGCAATGATCGTCGGGCGGATTTCCGTATCGGTTTTGCCGGACCCTGCAGTTCCACCCGGTGTGCACACCATCGAGCCGAAGGTCGAGGTCTCGCGAGGGGACGAGATTGGAATATTCCACCTAGGTTCGACAGCTGTTGTGCTCTTGGAGCCAGGAGTCACTATCTCGCGTCCGGTGGGTCCCGTACGCTACGGTGAGGCGTTGACTGGGGCTACATGA
- a CDS encoding tetratricopeptide repeat protein, producing the protein MRQQSLPCGKNLAKPRARWTRRAAQGLGGLLSLGAVLCAGTASSATSPRQVSDAIIELDVERGKELLKDAEKRGDLAFERARLALYLGDCETAQAILSSPQFADVEEARHFREVADGCTGTTVGGLVIEDKERGVWMRLQDAEDKALAPLIAEVADKARGRIEQDLGVTMPRPLRIDLVRDLFSLAAVTGLPLEAAETTGTVAVARWGRVTMLTPRAASLGYPWEDTLAHEITHLALSRATRDRAPLWLQEGVAKREETRWREKQPFDDADYDRVARAAQVQGQSVGIGGLGSSIAMLPTPEAASIAFAEVTSFVGFWLRENGTPAFHMLLRDLKGVGERGPNAALASVSGVSLSEWNSRWQTWLEGHVAAPEPPPKLTPLEVRKQHQRAEDMIRNARLGDLLFERGHMEAAESRLTKMFDASPDDASLRARLARAALAQGKTERAKELVSKLEDVDAANAHWWALRARFGLGTGAERPNTPEARKAAYRLGVALDPLSELVACGGFWKSRGKPDEQHSASNSLPNDAKDRDSDPPTPVGPAAVTDGELAEGYRSLCEAARRFGRD; encoded by the coding sequence ATGAGGCAGCAGTCATTGCCTTGCGGCAAGAACCTCGCGAAGCCGCGTGCCCGGTGGACGCGCCGCGCGGCGCAGGGCCTTGGAGGCTTGCTCTCACTCGGCGCTGTGCTGTGCGCCGGGACGGCGAGCTCGGCGACCAGCCCGCGGCAGGTCTCGGATGCGATCATCGAACTCGACGTCGAGCGCGGCAAGGAGCTCTTGAAGGACGCCGAGAAGCGCGGGGACCTCGCCTTCGAACGAGCGCGGCTCGCGCTCTACTTGGGTGACTGCGAGACCGCACAAGCCATCCTATCCTCGCCGCAGTTCGCGGATGTCGAAGAGGCGCGACATTTTCGCGAGGTCGCGGACGGATGCACCGGAACCACGGTGGGTGGCCTGGTCATCGAGGACAAAGAGCGGGGCGTGTGGATGCGCCTGCAGGACGCCGAGGACAAAGCGTTGGCTCCGCTGATCGCGGAGGTGGCCGACAAGGCCCGTGGACGTATCGAGCAGGACCTCGGCGTCACCATGCCACGTCCGCTGCGCATCGACTTGGTGCGCGACCTCTTCTCCCTGGCCGCCGTCACCGGGTTGCCGCTCGAGGCCGCAGAGACGACGGGCACCGTCGCGGTCGCGCGCTGGGGCAGGGTGACGATGCTGACCCCACGGGCCGCTTCCCTGGGGTATCCGTGGGAAGACACTCTGGCTCACGAGATCACGCACCTTGCGCTGTCCCGGGCGACGCGAGACCGCGCGCCGCTATGGCTGCAGGAGGGGGTCGCCAAGCGAGAAGAGACCCGTTGGCGCGAGAAGCAGCCATTCGACGATGCGGACTACGATCGCGTCGCGCGGGCCGCGCAGGTCCAAGGTCAGTCGGTGGGTATCGGCGGCCTTGGTTCCTCCATCGCAATGTTGCCCACTCCCGAGGCGGCCTCCATCGCCTTCGCTGAGGTGACGAGCTTCGTGGGCTTCTGGCTGCGGGAGAATGGTACGCCGGCCTTTCACATGCTGCTGCGTGATCTGAAGGGGGTCGGCGAGCGCGGCCCCAACGCCGCATTGGCGAGTGTGTCTGGAGTATCGCTTTCCGAGTGGAATTCTCGCTGGCAGACGTGGCTAGAGGGTCACGTCGCGGCGCCGGAGCCTCCTCCGAAGCTGACCCCGCTCGAGGTCCGCAAGCAGCACCAACGTGCGGAGGACATGATTCGCAACGCGCGGCTTGGCGATCTGCTGTTCGAACGCGGTCATATGGAGGCCGCAGAGTCGCGCTTGACCAAGATGTTCGACGCATCCCCCGACGATGCGTCGCTGCGTGCCCGCTTGGCGCGAGCCGCACTGGCCCAGGGCAAGACGGAGCGCGCGAAGGAGCTGGTGTCCAAGCTCGAAGACGTCGATGCCGCGAATGCGCACTGGTGGGCGCTGCGTGCGCGGTTTGGGTTAGGGACAGGCGCCGAGCGCCCCAACACCCCGGAGGCCCGGAAGGCTGCCTATCGCCTGGGAGTGGCCTTGGATCCGCTCTCGGAGCTCGTCGCGTGTGGTGGCTTCTGGAAGTCCCGTGGCAAGCCTGACGAGCAACACTCTGCGTCAAATTCCCTGCCGAACGACGCCAAGGATCGCGATTCGGATCCGCCCACGCCGGTGGGACCGGCCGCTGTCACTGATGGCGAACTCGCTGAGGGGTACCGGTCCCTGTGCGAAGCGGCTCGACGGTTTGGCCGTGATTGA
- a CDS encoding methyltransferase domain-containing protein, producing MTDEERQQAAAAAAKESDGAALEDEAPPEIPDLDEEEISDVVVETRLSSKPPPKPRRVSSDGIAAVRGSIPPPPPSARRLAAADPVVPPTPKIDVLLESGSAMVSQPPAADATVTHDSSPPEPASVNPRGTEAIPGRPASVPPRSGSVPPPHPASVPPRAASVPPPRPASVPPPRPASVPPPRPASVPPPSAGSVPPPRPASFPPPAPLAPLNIDVSLDDGEDALDTVVQNEVPTTEPRAAEELSGPDSNISVGEGTLEEDEESAALQEGQTDAKTSEPPSAADSPPQTSLESADQTASQGSDPPPSDEPQLEASAALKGVTIPDDEVPSSQPKMEVAPSQPSALLAMRIISIKEPERPPTAEDEDAEESLDDLDAEEIADEELAPESTPDADGKAKPPPPPKKRPPPPRAAVDKERAVKEAQAKRKVRPWWEELFGDDFGRAIFTPKPKQIAAEVDFIEQSLGVARGGVVLDLACGSGEHAVELASRGYAVVGYDLSITMLAQAQEIAQERGQKLNFLQGDMREMAFEDTFDGVYCWSSAFGYFEEEKNINVAQRIFRALRPGGTFLLEMVNRDYVAVQTPSSVWFEGDGCVCMDDAQVDWITSRLKVKRTVMLDDGRSKECNYSLRLYALHELGKLLHDVGFVIRNASGQIATPGVFFGPNSPSIIVLAQKPKGE from the coding sequence ATGACAGACGAAGAGCGACAGCAAGCTGCTGCCGCAGCGGCCAAGGAGTCCGACGGGGCTGCCCTCGAGGATGAGGCTCCGCCGGAAATCCCTGATCTCGACGAGGAAGAGATCAGCGACGTGGTCGTGGAGACGCGCCTCTCGAGCAAGCCGCCTCCCAAGCCTCGTAGGGTTTCCAGTGACGGGATCGCGGCTGTCCGCGGCTCCATACCGCCGCCGCCCCCGAGCGCTCGGCGCCTGGCTGCGGCGGATCCGGTGGTGCCCCCCACTCCAAAGATCGACGTGTTGCTCGAGTCCGGGAGCGCCATGGTCTCCCAGCCGCCGGCGGCCGACGCCACGGTGACCCACGACTCGAGTCCACCCGAGCCCGCGTCAGTGAATCCACGCGGAACTGAAGCTATCCCCGGGCGTCCCGCGTCCGTCCCGCCGCGCTCGGGTTCCGTGCCTCCACCGCACCCCGCTTCGGTGCCGCCGAGAGCAGCTTCGGTTCCGCCTCCGCGACCGGCTTCGGTTCCGCCTCCGCGACCGGCTTCGGTTCCGCCTCCGCGTCCTGCCTCGGTTCCCCCGCCAAGCGCGGGTTCGGTTCCGCCGCCCCGCCCCGCGTCGTTCCCGCCCCCAGCGCCCCTGGCCCCGCTGAACATCGACGTGTCTCTGGACGACGGCGAGGACGCCCTGGACACCGTCGTCCAAAATGAGGTGCCCACCACGGAACCGCGAGCTGCGGAGGAGCTGTCGGGGCCTGACTCCAATATTTCCGTGGGGGAAGGCACCCTGGAAGAGGACGAGGAATCTGCAGCGCTGCAGGAAGGGCAGACCGACGCCAAGACGTCAGAGCCGCCGAGCGCAGCGGACTCTCCCCCCCAAACCTCGCTCGAGAGCGCGGACCAAACCGCGTCGCAGGGCTCTGACCCTCCGCCCTCAGATGAGCCTCAGCTCGAAGCTTCGGCCGCTCTCAAGGGCGTGACGATCCCTGACGACGAGGTGCCGTCGAGTCAGCCCAAGATGGAAGTGGCGCCCTCCCAGCCCTCTGCGTTGCTGGCGATGCGCATCATCAGCATCAAGGAGCCTGAGCGTCCGCCTACGGCGGAGGACGAGGACGCAGAGGAATCCCTCGATGATCTCGATGCGGAGGAAATCGCCGACGAGGAGCTCGCGCCCGAGTCGACTCCCGATGCTGACGGCAAAGCCAAGCCGCCGCCACCACCCAAGAAGCGTCCGCCACCCCCGCGCGCAGCTGTCGACAAGGAGCGCGCGGTCAAAGAGGCTCAGGCGAAGCGCAAGGTCCGACCGTGGTGGGAGGAGCTATTTGGCGATGACTTCGGGCGAGCGATTTTCACCCCGAAGCCGAAGCAGATTGCCGCTGAAGTGGACTTCATCGAGCAGTCCCTTGGGGTGGCTCGAGGCGGAGTCGTGCTCGACCTTGCGTGTGGCTCTGGTGAACACGCGGTGGAGCTCGCGTCCCGCGGCTACGCTGTCGTGGGCTATGACCTGTCCATCACCATGCTCGCTCAGGCGCAGGAAATCGCTCAGGAGCGCGGCCAAAAGCTGAACTTCCTGCAAGGCGACATGCGCGAGATGGCCTTCGAAGACACCTTCGATGGCGTCTACTGCTGGAGTTCGGCCTTCGGATACTTCGAAGAAGAGAAGAACATCAACGTGGCGCAGCGCATCTTCCGGGCGTTGCGTCCCGGCGGCACCTTCTTGCTCGAGATGGTGAACCGCGACTACGTGGCGGTTCAGACACCCAGCTCGGTGTGGTTCGAGGGTGACGGCTGCGTGTGCATGGACGACGCCCAAGTGGATTGGATCACGAGTCGCCTCAAGGTGAAGCGTACCGTGATGCTGGACGATGGTCGCTCCAAGGAATGCAACTATTCCCTGCGGCTATACGCGCTGCACGAGCTTGGGAAGTTGCTGCACGACGTTGGCTTCGTGATCCGTAACGCCAGCGGTCAGATCGCGACGCCGGGCGTGTTCTTTGGGCCGAACTCGCCGAGCATCATCGTGCTGGCCCAGAAGCCCAAAGGCGAGTGA
- a CDS encoding diguanylate cyclase, whose amino-acid sequence MFPQFSTTPPRAETNARVLVAVSAPGQAARLKATVSLLGHECLAIDDVDDVFRVVAEWEPDLILLGADLNGLSGLEVCSELRASDMQRATPIVLVGEGSDTDEGLVAGGLLAGADDFIVRPERDAELKARIQVQLRNKRFRDALRRLRRERDHLRRTAEIDPLTGLHNRRTLESALRAYYDGCERFAILFLDVDHFKRINDTYGHDVGDEVLRQVSRCLKDGIRPGDALGRYGGEEFMVLVAGAGQESARLVAERHRKGVSALDLTSHGIDQITISIGVAVYDARRDDETLDELIKRADEALYDAKHAGRNRTVVASREGGALARSQTVLKVLPPTHPAVSAGYERPSLFPVSGGRR is encoded by the coding sequence ATGTTTCCTCAGTTCTCCACTACACCTCCGCGAGCCGAGACCAACGCCCGCGTCTTGGTTGCAGTCTCAGCGCCGGGGCAAGCCGCACGGCTCAAGGCGACTGTCAGCTTGCTTGGCCACGAGTGCCTGGCCATCGACGACGTCGATGATGTTTTCCGCGTGGTAGCGGAATGGGAGCCTGATTTGATCCTGCTCGGCGCCGATCTAAACGGGCTGAGCGGACTCGAGGTGTGCAGCGAACTCAGAGCATCGGACATGCAGCGCGCTACTCCGATTGTTTTGGTGGGGGAGGGGAGCGACACGGACGAAGGGCTAGTCGCTGGAGGACTCCTCGCGGGTGCAGATGACTTCATCGTGCGTCCCGAGCGGGACGCCGAGCTCAAGGCGCGCATTCAAGTTCAGCTCCGCAACAAGCGTTTCCGCGATGCACTGCGTCGGCTGCGTCGCGAGCGGGATCACCTGAGACGCACTGCGGAGATCGATCCGCTCACGGGTTTGCACAACCGGCGCACCCTCGAGAGCGCACTCAGGGCCTACTACGATGGCTGCGAACGCTTCGCGATCTTGTTCCTGGATGTCGATCACTTCAAGCGCATCAACGATACGTACGGTCACGACGTGGGCGATGAAGTGCTGCGCCAGGTCAGTCGTTGCTTGAAGGATGGCATCCGCCCTGGAGATGCTCTGGGTCGCTACGGCGGTGAAGAGTTCATGGTGCTCGTCGCAGGCGCTGGCCAGGAGTCCGCACGTCTGGTCGCGGAACGTCACCGCAAGGGCGTCAGCGCCCTGGACCTCACGAGTCACGGCATCGACCAAATCACGATCAGCATCGGCGTTGCGGTGTACGACGCGCGGCGTGACGATGAGACCCTGGATGAGCTGATCAAGCGCGCCGACGAGGCGCTCTACGACGCCAAGCACGCAGGGAGAAACCGCACGGTCGTCGCCTCGAGAGAAGGCGGGGCGCTCGCCCGCTCGCAGACCGTGCTCAAGGTGCTGCCCCCGACTCACCCGGCGGTCAGCGCTGGCTACGAACGGCCTTCGCTGTTTCCAGTCAGTGGAGGTCGCCGATGA